A genomic stretch from Marinobacter fonticola includes:
- a CDS encoding putative bifunctional diguanylate cyclase/phosphodiesterase — translation MISDRLQNFSTSEAKILVVDDEPRLLQSLVDLLEQQGFDAVPALGGQAACDLLTEISFNLVMLDLRMPEVDGHQVMQFIQDRKIGTPVIVVSGESSFTAVSRALRRGAQDYIKKPFDPDELLATVSNVLHKQALEWAHNNVQLRLQKSEELHRYIVNTSPDIVFMLDLEGRVCFVNHKIEALLGYRPAELIGRHFRHLIDEQDVARGAYALEDPTINAENPRTFEIRLKTRGSRRANRYFEITAFPIGDDGGLFLPHVTPGSNNSNASIYGSARDITERKEAEAFINFQAYHDLLTRLPNRALFKDRLMLAITQAQRSQQKLAVMFLDLDRFKVVNDTLGHAMGDRLLQAVTQRLESCLRKGDTLSRFGGDEFTLLLPAINSHDDARKIARKLISVLREPFQLGEHEVFVGVSVGIAIFPDAGDSLDQLIQCADIAMYHVKAGGKDGYRFYSETMSIDTANRLSLERDLRQALVNKELCVHYQPQVSSDTGVVVGLEALVRWQHPERGLLYPRDFLPLAEETKLIAELSECVLDTACRQMKQWIDAGHKSMRLAVNLSPLQVDHPRFVANLIAQLEAINFPPENLEIEITENVIMNDLEQISQKLRELASHGVRIAIDDFGTGYSSLNYLHRLPIHTLKVDQSFVKGIRSGEDGACIVNAIVAMAHGLRLDIVAEGVETDTQLAYLRNLGCHQVQGFFYGPARPAHEIDRLLGSTKPQVRAVV, via the coding sequence ATGATTTCGGACCGACTGCAAAACTTCAGTACTTCCGAGGCAAAAATACTCGTCGTCGATGACGAACCGCGACTGCTCCAGAGTCTGGTGGACTTGCTGGAGCAGCAGGGTTTCGACGCTGTGCCTGCATTGGGTGGTCAGGCAGCCTGTGACCTGCTAACCGAGATATCCTTTAATTTGGTCATGCTGGACCTGCGTATGCCAGAGGTGGATGGACACCAGGTGATGCAGTTTATCCAGGACCGGAAGATCGGCACGCCGGTCATCGTGGTCAGTGGCGAATCCTCGTTTACCGCCGTTAGCCGTGCCCTGCGCCGCGGCGCGCAAGATTATATAAAGAAGCCGTTCGATCCTGACGAACTGCTGGCCACCGTGAGTAACGTCCTGCACAAGCAAGCGCTGGAATGGGCCCACAATAATGTGCAGTTGCGCCTGCAAAAATCCGAAGAACTGCATCGTTACATTGTCAACACGTCGCCGGATATCGTCTTCATGCTCGACCTCGAAGGGCGGGTATGCTTCGTCAACCACAAAATCGAGGCGCTGCTCGGATACCGTCCGGCGGAGCTCATCGGTCGACATTTCCGTCATCTCATCGATGAACAGGATGTCGCCCGTGGCGCCTACGCCCTGGAAGACCCCACCATCAACGCGGAAAATCCGCGCACTTTCGAGATCCGGCTGAAAACACGGGGTAGTCGCCGAGCCAACCGGTATTTCGAAATTACCGCCTTTCCGATAGGCGACGATGGCGGACTGTTCCTCCCCCACGTCACGCCAGGGAGCAACAACAGCAACGCGAGCATCTACGGTTCTGCCCGCGACATTACCGAGCGCAAGGAAGCGGAAGCCTTCATCAACTTTCAGGCCTATCACGACCTGCTGACCCGCCTGCCCAACCGTGCCCTGTTCAAGGATCGGCTCATGCTGGCGATCACCCAGGCCCAGCGCAGCCAGCAGAAACTGGCTGTCATGTTCCTCGACCTGGACCGCTTCAAGGTGGTCAACGACACACTCGGCCATGCTATGGGCGACCGGCTGCTGCAGGCCGTTACACAGCGTCTCGAGAGCTGCCTGCGAAAGGGGGATACGCTGTCGCGCTTCGGGGGAGACGAATTTACCCTCCTGCTACCGGCTATCAACAGCCACGACGATGCGCGCAAGATCGCCCGCAAACTGATCAGCGTGCTGCGCGAGCCATTCCAACTGGGCGAACATGAAGTATTTGTCGGCGTCAGCGTCGGCATCGCCATTTTCCCGGACGCCGGCGACTCGTTGGATCAGTTGATCCAGTGCGCCGATATTGCCATGTATCACGTCAAGGCGGGTGGCAAGGACGGTTATCGTTTCTACAGCGAAACCATGAGCATCGACACCGCTAACCGCCTGAGCCTGGAGCGGGATCTTCGCCAGGCACTGGTGAACAAGGAGCTTTGCGTCCACTACCAGCCCCAGGTCTCGTCCGACACCGGCGTCGTTGTGGGCCTTGAGGCTCTGGTACGCTGGCAACATCCAGAAAGGGGTCTGCTTTACCCGAGAGACTTTCTGCCCCTGGCAGAGGAAACCAAGCTGATCGCCGAACTCAGTGAATGCGTCCTCGATACCGCCTGCAGGCAGATGAAACAATGGATCGACGCCGGCCACAAGTCCATGCGCTTAGCGGTGAACCTTTCGCCGTTGCAGGTCGACCACCCACGCTTCGTGGCCAATCTCATCGCTCAGCTCGAAGCCATTAATTTCCCGCCGGAAAACCTGGAAATCGAGATCACGGAAAACGTGATCATGAACGATCTCGAGCAAATCAGCCAAAAACTACGCGAACTGGCGTCGCACGGCGTCCGCATCGCCATCGACGATTTCGGCACGGGCTATTCCTCCCTGAACTACCTTCACCGCCTGCCCATTCACACCCTGAAAGTGGACCAGTCCTTCGTCAAGGGAATTCGTAGCGGCGAAGATGGCGCCTGCATCGTCAATGCCATTGTCGCCATGGCACATGGCCTGCGGCTGGACATCGTGGCGGAAGGCGTGGAAACCGACACTCAGCTAGCTTATCTACGCAATCTCGGCTGCCACCAGGTACAGGGCTTTTTTTACGGCCCCGCGCGTCCCGCCCATGAAATTGACCGGCTACTCGGCAGTACCAAACCCCAGGTTCGGGCTGTAGTCTGA
- the acs gene encoding acetate--CoA ligase, translating to MTEQHKHLYPVTEAFKKRALVDRAQYEAMYEQSIKDPEAFWGEHGKRLEWSKPYTKVKNSTYDYDNLSIKWFEDGELNASVNCLDRHLETRGDQTAIIFEGDEPSVSRHVTYRELHAETCKFANVLKTLGVSKGDVVTIYMPMIVETAVAMLACARIGAVHSVVFGGFSPEALGARIQNGNSRFVVTADEGVRGGRTIPLKKNVDKALESDKVPDIERVIVVTRTGGDVPWDESRDARYEDLMKSASADCPAEPMNAEDPLFMLYTSGSTGAPKGVLHTTGGYLVFTAMTHEYVFDYHDGDVYWCTADFGWITGHSYILYGPLANGAKTLLFEGVPNYPDASRIGQVVDKHKVNILYTAPTAIRALMAQGDSCMANSSRDSLNLLGSVGEPINPEAWEWYYRVIGNSKCPIVDTWWQTETGGILISPLPGATDLKPGSATLPFFGVQPAVVDNDGNILEGKTEGNLVILDSWPGQMRTIYGDHERFKQTYFSTYKGRYFTGDGVRRDEDGYYWITGRVDDVLNVSGHRLGTAEVESALVAHKKVAEAAVVGYPHEIKGQGIYVYVTLVQGEEPSEELRKELIQWVRKEIGPIASPDVIQWAPGLPKTRSGKIMRRILRKIAANEHDQLGDTSTLADPGVVDELIAQREPDK from the coding sequence ATGACGGAACAACACAAGCATTTGTATCCAGTGACCGAAGCTTTTAAAAAGCGGGCGCTGGTCGACCGGGCGCAATACGAAGCGATGTACGAGCAGTCCATCAAGGACCCGGAAGCTTTCTGGGGCGAGCATGGTAAACGGCTCGAGTGGAGCAAGCCCTACACCAAGGTCAAGAACTCCACCTACGACTACGACAACCTCTCCATAAAGTGGTTTGAGGACGGCGAGCTCAACGCCTCGGTCAACTGCCTGGACCGCCACCTCGAAACGCGCGGCGACCAAACCGCGATTATCTTCGAGGGTGACGAACCCAGCGTCTCCCGGCACGTCACCTACCGCGAGCTGCATGCCGAAACCTGTAAATTCGCCAACGTGCTCAAAACCCTCGGGGTCAGCAAGGGCGATGTGGTTACTATCTATATGCCGATGATCGTCGAGACGGCGGTGGCCATGCTGGCCTGCGCCCGTATCGGCGCGGTCCATTCGGTCGTCTTCGGTGGCTTCTCGCCGGAGGCCCTTGGGGCGCGGATCCAGAACGGTAACTCCCGTTTTGTGGTCACGGCCGACGAGGGGGTTCGCGGGGGGCGCACGATTCCGCTGAAGAAGAATGTGGACAAGGCGCTGGAGAGCGATAAGGTGCCCGACATCGAGCGGGTGATCGTGGTTACCCGCACCGGCGGCGACGTGCCATGGGACGAGAGTCGGGATGCCCGCTACGAAGACTTGATGAAGAGTGCCTCGGCTGACTGCCCGGCGGAGCCGATGAATGCCGAAGATCCGCTGTTCATGCTGTATACCTCAGGGTCTACCGGTGCGCCCAAAGGGGTTCTCCATACTACCGGCGGCTACCTGGTCTTTACCGCCATGACCCATGAGTATGTCTTCGACTACCACGATGGCGATGTCTACTGGTGCACGGCCGACTTCGGCTGGATCACCGGGCATAGTTATATTCTGTACGGACCGCTGGCCAACGGCGCGAAGACCCTGCTTTTCGAAGGCGTGCCCAACTACCCGGACGCTTCACGTATCGGCCAGGTGGTCGACAAGCATAAAGTCAACATTCTCTATACCGCGCCGACAGCGATCCGCGCGCTGATGGCTCAGGGCGACAGCTGCATGGCGAACTCGTCTCGCGACAGTCTGAACCTGCTGGGGTCCGTCGGTGAGCCAATCAACCCGGAAGCCTGGGAGTGGTACTACCGGGTGATCGGTAACTCCAAGTGCCCGATCGTGGATACCTGGTGGCAAACCGAAACGGGCGGCATTCTGATCAGTCCGCTGCCGGGCGCTACTGACCTCAAGCCGGGGTCCGCTACGCTGCCATTCTTCGGTGTGCAGCCGGCCGTGGTCGACAACGATGGCAATATCCTGGAAGGCAAGACTGAAGGCAATCTGGTCATCCTGGATAGCTGGCCCGGTCAGATGCGCACCATCTATGGCGACCATGAGCGCTTCAAGCAAACCTACTTCAGCACCTATAAAGGGCGCTACTTCACCGGCGACGGTGTGCGTCGCGACGAAGACGGTTACTACTGGATCACCGGCCGCGTGGATGACGTGCTGAACGTTTCCGGGCACCGTTTGGGTACCGCCGAAGTGGAAAGCGCATTGGTGGCACACAAAAAGGTGGCGGAAGCGGCGGTCGTCGGCTATCCCCACGAGATAAAGGGGCAGGGCATCTACGTGTATGTCACCCTGGTGCAAGGCGAGGAGCCGAGCGAAGAGCTTCGCAAGGAGCTGATCCAGTGGGTGCGTAAAGAGATCGGACCGATTGCTTCGCCGGATGTGATCCAGTGGGCGCCCGGACTGCCGAAAACGCGCTCGGGCAAAATCATGCGCCGTATCCTGCGCAAGATTGCCGCCAACGAGCATGATCAGTTGGGTGATACGTCCACCCTGGCAGATCCCGGTGTGGTCGATGAACTGATCGCGCAACGCGAGCCCGATAAGTAG
- a CDS encoding HDOD domain-containing protein, protein MARANIDLPTDGELPSLPQVVLRALEACRCDSDYREIGRIISADTALCARVLALANSALYGRSGEINSIEQALLRLGTDQLQALIITASLRQLLFDLGADRWQQIRDFWRHSLTTALTARALGRLTGYANTEEAFMVGVLHNVGELIALRQPPGDDHQALLDNQIEIGARLASHWGLGQMATDAIRYQQAPARDIRDAGHLVKLINLSTRLALADSSGIEAAQTIFGLTSALTREICTRIDREVVALADSLDIPLEGPFDGGDAHKRLFEQVVRSAMVEHALQALPEQANGAELLTTALRNLVTLTGRPGLAFQQHDDRLELLAATRTAPPHIEVPLDNPQSLVTQVATLRETDVLNPQNATILDRQLLGLLDCRTMMSVPVCYGEQCCGVYIIGLDSAADAGLYTVLVELFAHRVGQFAHALRKDTRTEKVAGETLEQLAQRIELRKRVHEISNPLTIVRQYIRQLQYKLQDIEGSGKVEPDLDIVREELDRAAGLLERISEAHEPESADAQVSEEGVVINNELTILCDLFEEALFAPHDIHCELTMTTASTRAQATRGPVRQLVMNLVRNAVEAMPNGGSIHFHTAAPIWQDGRRWIELTIDDSGQGIPEPIRDALFKPVRSTKGPGHSGLGLSIVKQLVDDMEGIISCRTGEEGTSFRILLPGVKNTEKE, encoded by the coding sequence ATGGCCCGGGCCAATATTGATTTACCCACGGACGGCGAACTGCCTAGCCTGCCGCAGGTTGTCCTGCGCGCGCTGGAAGCCTGTCGTTGCGATTCGGACTATCGTGAGATAGGTCGGATAATTAGCGCTGACACGGCTCTTTGTGCCCGTGTGCTCGCGCTCGCCAATTCGGCGCTCTACGGCCGTTCGGGCGAGATCAATTCTATTGAGCAAGCTTTATTGCGCCTGGGCACAGACCAACTCCAGGCCCTGATCATCACGGCCTCACTAAGACAACTACTGTTCGATTTGGGCGCTGACCGCTGGCAGCAAATCCGGGACTTCTGGCGCCATTCCTTGACCACCGCTCTGACCGCGCGGGCGCTGGGACGCCTCACCGGTTACGCCAATACTGAAGAAGCGTTTATGGTAGGCGTTCTTCACAACGTCGGTGAGCTGATCGCGTTACGCCAGCCTCCCGGAGACGATCATCAGGCGTTACTCGACAATCAAATCGAAATCGGCGCGCGACTTGCCAGCCACTGGGGCTTGGGTCAAATGGCAACAGACGCGATCCGCTATCAGCAGGCGCCAGCCCGTGACATTCGCGATGCGGGCCATCTGGTCAAGCTCATTAACCTTTCGACTCGCCTGGCGCTGGCCGACTCGAGCGGCATCGAGGCGGCCCAAACCATCTTTGGGTTGACCAGTGCCCTGACCCGGGAAATCTGTACCCGCATCGACCGTGAAGTCGTCGCCCTCGCCGATAGCCTCGATATCCCCCTGGAAGGCCCCTTCGACGGCGGCGATGCGCATAAACGCCTGTTCGAACAGGTTGTGCGTTCTGCCATGGTCGAGCACGCGCTCCAAGCCCTGCCGGAACAAGCCAACGGCGCCGAACTATTAACCACGGCCCTGCGCAATCTGGTGACGTTGACCGGGCGTCCGGGTTTGGCGTTCCAGCAGCACGACGATCGTCTCGAGCTTCTCGCCGCCACGCGTACCGCACCGCCGCACATCGAGGTGCCGCTGGATAACCCCCAGAGCCTGGTCACCCAGGTCGCCACCCTGCGCGAGACCGACGTCCTCAATCCGCAGAACGCAACCATTCTCGACCGTCAGCTACTGGGCCTACTGGACTGCCGTACGATGATGAGCGTGCCGGTGTGCTACGGCGAACAATGTTGTGGCGTCTACATAATTGGCCTGGACTCGGCCGCGGACGCCGGGCTCTACACCGTACTGGTCGAACTCTTTGCACATCGGGTGGGCCAGTTTGCCCACGCCCTGCGCAAGGACACGCGCACGGAAAAAGTCGCTGGCGAAACCCTGGAGCAGCTCGCCCAACGCATCGAACTGCGCAAGCGGGTGCATGAAATCAGCAATCCGCTTACCATCGTGCGGCAGTATATCCGTCAACTGCAGTATAAGCTGCAGGACATCGAAGGCTCTGGCAAGGTCGAGCCCGATCTGGACATCGTCCGTGAGGAACTGGACCGGGCTGCCGGTTTGCTCGAACGGATCAGTGAAGCTCATGAGCCCGAATCGGCCGATGCGCAGGTTAGCGAGGAAGGCGTCGTCATCAACAATGAACTGACCATCCTGTGCGATCTCTTCGAGGAAGCCCTGTTTGCGCCGCACGATATTCATTGCGAGCTGACCATGACCACCGCCAGCACTCGCGCTCAGGCTACGCGCGGACCGGTGCGGCAGTTAGTGATGAATCTCGTGCGCAACGCCGTGGAGGCCATGCCGAACGGCGGCAGCATTCATTTCCATACCGCAGCCCCGATCTGGCAGGATGGCCGTCGCTGGATTGAGCTGACCATAGACGATTCGGGCCAGGGAATTCCCGAACCAATCCGAGACGCCCTATTCAAACCGGTCAGATCCACCAAGGGGCCGGGGCATAGCGGGCTCGGGTTGAGTATCGTAAAACAGCTCGTCGATGACATGGAGGGCATCATCAGCTGTCGCACGGGAGAGGAAGGCACCAGCTTCCGCATCCTGCTGCCAGGCGTAAAAAACACCGAAAAAGAATAA
- a CDS encoding fatty acid desaturase family protein, giving the protein MNAAVKPESIRPASFGQQDERALRDQMRKDLPADTFKAQTWRVIWFLPLQLVIWGGIVTILMAGLPWYANLGLGLVVGHTIGSQALLAHEVLHGALGMSRGWQNFFGWLGFGPMVAPPEFWRKWHNSVHHAHTNMGDTDPDSFGTLRRYKADPRQKKFPKLAPGSGTWYSLLFLTYSFTMHAQIVLWKQAKRRKQFRGFNRRKAIIQSLLCVAGWLALAVISGPLALFTVVIPFMVANALGQGYILTNHFLRPQTESNNPLDNSMSVRTLPLLDRLHYRFSHHIEHHFFPKMPSHKAPRLREWLEVHYPERYVAPTHWQAMKLLYATPRVYQDPTVLVDPNHPERTFDLLPLQVEMSAATYKAQALS; this is encoded by the coding sequence GTGAATGCGGCCGTAAAACCCGAATCTATCCGTCCCGCCAGCTTTGGCCAGCAGGACGAGCGTGCGTTGCGCGATCAAATGCGTAAGGATCTGCCGGCGGATACTTTCAAGGCGCAAACCTGGCGCGTGATCTGGTTCCTGCCTCTGCAACTGGTCATCTGGGGTGGGATCGTGACGATTCTAATGGCCGGTTTGCCGTGGTACGCGAATCTGGGGCTAGGCTTGGTGGTGGGGCACACCATCGGTTCCCAGGCATTGCTGGCCCATGAGGTTTTACACGGAGCCCTGGGTATGAGTCGGGGGTGGCAGAATTTCTTTGGCTGGCTGGGTTTCGGACCGATGGTCGCGCCGCCGGAGTTCTGGCGCAAGTGGCACAACTCGGTTCATCATGCCCACACCAATATGGGCGATACGGATCCGGACAGCTTCGGGACCCTGCGCCGGTATAAAGCGGATCCGAGGCAAAAGAAATTTCCCAAGCTGGCGCCTGGGTCGGGCACCTGGTACAGCCTGCTCTTCCTGACCTACTCCTTTACGATGCACGCGCAAATTGTGTTATGGAAGCAGGCCAAGCGGCGTAAGCAGTTCCGCGGTTTCAATCGTCGCAAGGCGATCATCCAATCATTGCTATGCGTCGCGGGCTGGCTGGCCCTGGCCGTCATTTCCGGACCGCTGGCGCTCTTTACCGTGGTGATTCCATTTATGGTGGCGAATGCGTTGGGGCAGGGGTATATCCTGACCAACCACTTCTTGCGGCCACAGACGGAGAGCAATAATCCGCTGGATAACTCCATGAGCGTGCGCACGCTGCCACTCCTGGATCGGCTGCACTACCGCTTTAGCCATCATATCGAGCACCATTTCTTCCCCAAGATGCCATCCCATAAGGCGCCACGCCTGCGGGAATGGTTGGAGGTGCACTATCCCGAACGCTATGTGGCGCCAACGCACTGGCAGGCCATGAAGCTGTTGTATGCCACGCCCCGGGTCTACCAAGATCCAACGGTGCTGGTGGACCCCAATCACCCGGAGCGGACGTTCGATTTGCTGCCACTGCAGGTGGAAATGAGCGCCGCGACCTATAAGGCGCAAGCCTTGAGCTAA
- a CDS encoding fatty acyl-CoA reductase: MPYTVEQPGSNVLRALKGKHVLITGTTGFLGKVVLEKLIRAMPDIGGIHLLIRGNRRHPKAHDRFLNEIACSSVFEHLKLSDPDAFDAFIEQKVHCITGEVTAPHFGLTEAKFEQLAGRLDAVINSAASVNFREELDKALEINALCLRNVIDLSNTGNPLPVIQVSTCYVNGMNAGQAHEDVARPAKGNVARADDGSYEVDELIHLLQDKIADVKSRYSGPVLEKKLVELGIREANRYGWSDTYTFTKWMGEQILARGLQGAPLTILRPSIIESALEEPAPGWIEGVKVADAIILAYAREKVALFPGKRSGVIDVIPADLVANSIILSLAETFIEPIQHRIYQCCSGSGNPITLGEFIDHLMMEAKENYAAYDRLFYRRPRKPFIAVNRRLFGAVINGARMPLQIMNQAMKLAGSERELRSLRNIDTTLSLATIFGFYTAPDYIFHNDRLLALSQRLGEHDQSLFPVDARRIDWPTYLRKIHLAGLNKYALGERKLYRLKTRKERKAA; this comes from the coding sequence ATGCCGTACACCGTCGAACAGCCCGGTTCGAATGTCTTACGAGCGCTGAAAGGGAAGCATGTGTTGATTACCGGTACCACCGGTTTTCTGGGTAAGGTTGTGCTGGAAAAGCTGATCCGGGCTATGCCGGATATTGGCGGCATCCATTTGCTGATCAGGGGTAATCGTCGACATCCCAAGGCGCATGATCGCTTTCTAAACGAGATTGCCTGTTCCTCGGTATTCGAGCATCTGAAGTTGAGCGATCCGGATGCCTTCGATGCCTTTATCGAGCAAAAAGTGCACTGCATAACGGGCGAGGTCACCGCGCCGCATTTTGGTCTGACTGAAGCTAAGTTCGAGCAACTCGCCGGGCGTCTGGACGCTGTGATCAATTCGGCGGCCAGCGTCAATTTCAGAGAGGAACTGGACAAGGCGCTGGAGATTAACGCGCTGTGCCTGCGCAATGTCATCGACCTGTCCAACACCGGCAATCCGTTACCCGTCATCCAGGTCTCGACCTGCTATGTCAACGGCATGAATGCGGGCCAGGCTCACGAAGACGTGGCGCGGCCGGCGAAAGGCAATGTCGCGCGTGCCGACGACGGTTCCTATGAAGTGGACGAGCTGATCCACTTGCTTCAGGACAAAATTGCAGACGTCAAATCACGCTATTCCGGACCGGTATTGGAGAAAAAGCTGGTTGAGCTGGGTATCCGCGAGGCCAACCGTTACGGCTGGAGCGACACCTATACGTTCACCAAGTGGATGGGCGAGCAGATTCTCGCTCGCGGTCTGCAAGGCGCGCCGCTGACCATTCTGCGACCATCCATTATCGAGAGTGCGTTGGAAGAGCCGGCTCCGGGCTGGATCGAAGGCGTGAAAGTGGCCGATGCGATCATCCTGGCTTATGCCCGGGAAAAAGTTGCGCTGTTCCCCGGTAAACGCAGCGGCGTGATTGATGTTATCCCGGCGGATTTGGTGGCCAACAGCATCATTCTGTCTCTCGCCGAAACGTTTATCGAGCCGATCCAGCACCGCATTTATCAGTGCTGCAGTGGCTCGGGCAATCCGATCACCCTCGGCGAGTTCATCGACCACCTGATGATGGAGGCCAAGGAGAATTATGCGGCCTATGATCGTCTGTTCTACCGGCGCCCACGCAAACCCTTCATTGCGGTCAATCGCCGGCTGTTCGGGGCGGTGATCAACGGCGCACGGATGCCCTTGCAGATCATGAACCAGGCGATGAAACTGGCGGGCAGTGAGCGCGAGTTGAGGTCCCTGCGGAATATCGATACCACGCTCTCTTTGGCGACAATTTTCGGCTTCTACACCGCGCCGGACTACATCTTCCATAACGACCGGCTACTGGCGTTGTCCCAGCGCTTGGGCGAGCATGATCAGTCGCTGTTCCCGGTCGATGCGCGCCGTATCGATTGGCCCACCTATTTGCGCAAGATTCACTTGGCCGGCCTGAATAAGTACGCGCTTGGCGAGCGTAAGCTCTATCGCCTCAAGACCCGTAAGGAGCGCAAGGCGGCCTGA
- a CDS encoding MinD/ParA family ATP-binding protein gives MKQSSERSTGHPRILAVTGGKGGVGKTSVALNLALVLARQGNRVLLLDGDTDLANVTIMLGQYPGRTLEHVLKGECSLEQAIFEAPFGLHVLAGASGVERCMGISPTDRLSIFRGLAAFEKRYDYILIDTAAGLQANVIHMIASAAMACVVVTPDPTSLTDAFSLIKVLKRRGYRRTPSVLVNMAQGASQARSIFQRFSAALQRHVDVTPHYLGAIWRDETLRQAVSIQRPVALLSETDPSCRQFRVLADMLMVRFEQIEPRRAGFAAYWNRLAERKPTARPSAHPSTKPSMKPTMKASAGNAEGSAPVSHPSSADNKEATLDPATRWHNWSAELEALLQSADVAPLQRYEAVTQCFVQLGKVMDEDMVEMLQTGLASMQWEQLPAPQRRHFATHLRDLAGQIDPDNASKSVSEKRLIPGSSPGPRYDEVRFGTQDALLRALQDQPEHVSLDAWLDRIIRGSKR, from the coding sequence ATGAAGCAATCGTCGGAACGTTCGACAGGTCATCCCCGCATTCTAGCCGTTACCGGCGGCAAGGGCGGCGTGGGAAAAACCTCCGTGGCTCTTAACCTGGCACTGGTGCTCGCCCGTCAAGGTAATCGCGTTCTGTTGCTCGACGGTGACACCGACCTTGCGAACGTCACGATCATGCTGGGCCAGTACCCGGGACGGACCCTGGAGCATGTATTGAAGGGCGAATGCTCCCTGGAGCAGGCCATCTTCGAGGCGCCCTTTGGTCTCCATGTGCTGGCCGGCGCGTCGGGGGTCGAGCGGTGCATGGGCATATCCCCAACCGACCGCCTATCGATTTTTCGCGGTCTGGCGGCCTTCGAGAAGCGCTACGACTATATCCTGATCGACACCGCCGCCGGGCTGCAGGCCAATGTGATTCATATGATCGCCAGTGCCGCGATGGCCTGCGTGGTCGTGACCCCGGATCCGACCTCACTGACCGATGCCTTTTCCTTGATCAAGGTGCTCAAACGCCGGGGGTATCGGCGCACGCCGAGTGTCCTCGTCAATATGGCGCAGGGTGCAAGCCAGGCCCGCTCGATATTTCAGCGTTTTTCAGCCGCATTGCAGCGCCACGTGGACGTGACGCCCCATTATCTGGGAGCGATCTGGCGCGATGAAACGCTGCGTCAGGCCGTGTCCATCCAGCGCCCGGTAGCCTTGTTGTCGGAAACCGATCCCTCCTGTCGTCAGTTTCGTGTTCTGGCCGACATGCTTATGGTCCGCTTCGAGCAGATAGAGCCACGCCGGGCGGGCTTCGCCGCGTATTGGAATCGGCTTGCCGAGCGCAAGCCGACCGCGAGACCCTCCGCGCATCCCTCTACGAAGCCCTCCATGAAGCCCACCATGAAAGCCAGCGCGGGCAATGCTGAGGGCTCGGCTCCGGTGAGTCATCCATCTTCTGCCGATAATAAAGAAGCCACTCTCGACCCGGCTACTCGCTGGCACAATTGGTCGGCAGAACTGGAGGCACTGCTCCAATCCGCGGACGTGGCGCCGCTGCAGCGCTACGAGGCCGTCACTCAGTGTTTCGTCCAGTTGGGCAAAGTCATGGATGAAGATATGGTCGAAATGCTCCAGACCGGCCTGGCGTCGATGCAATGGGAGCAGTTGCCTGCGCCCCAGCGCCGTCACTTCGCGACCCATTTGCGCGACCTCGCTGGCCAGATCGATCCGGACAACGCTTCGAAGTCTGTCAGTGAAAAGCGTTTGATACCCGGCAGCAGTCCCGGGCCGCGTTATGACGAGGTGCGATTTGGCACTCAGGATGCGCTATTGCGTGCCCTGCAGGATCAGCCCGAACACGTTTCGCTGGATGCCTGGTTGGACCGGATCATTCGGGGCTCGAAAAGGTAG
- a CDS encoding LuxR C-terminal-related transcriptional regulator, producing MVQQIIIADDHPLFRAALRQAVSEAVPDAEMVEVDSIKTLQAAVERHPDADLVLLDLNMPGAHGFSGLVFMRGQYPGLPVVVVSGSEELQVMRRSIDYGASGFIPKSAPLPEITEAIREVLNGEVWLPAGVAEKLDRMQADVTDFSDKLASLTPQQFRVLGMLAEGLLNKQIAYDLDVSEATVKAHITAVFRKLGVRNRTQAVIAIQQMEIDPSDTSLSGR from the coding sequence ATGGTTCAGCAAATTATCATTGCCGATGATCACCCGTTGTTCCGGGCGGCCCTCCGCCAGGCGGTATCCGAGGCAGTGCCCGATGCCGAAATGGTGGAAGTCGACAGCATTAAGACGCTGCAGGCGGCTGTGGAGCGGCATCCCGATGCGGACCTGGTGTTGCTGGATCTCAATATGCCCGGCGCGCATGGTTTTTCCGGCTTGGTCTTTATGCGCGGCCAGTATCCCGGGTTGCCGGTTGTTGTGGTCTCCGGTTCGGAGGAGTTGCAGGTGATGCGCCGCTCCATCGACTATGGCGCGTCGGGCTTCATTCCCAAGTCTGCCCCGTTGCCCGAAATTACCGAAGCCATCCGCGAAGTGCTGAACGGCGAGGTCTGGTTGCCGGCGGGTGTCGCTGAAAAGCTGGACCGTATGCAGGCCGATGTCACGGATTTCTCCGACAAGCTGGCGTCGCTCACTCCCCAGCAATTCCGTGTGCTAGGTATGCTGGCCGAAGGTCTGCTCAACAAGCAGATTGCCTACGACCTCGACGTCTCGGAAGCGACGGTGAAAGCGCACATCACAGCGGTATTCCGCAAGTTGGGTGTGCGCAACCGGACCCAGGCGGTGATCGCGATCCAGCAAATGGAAATTGATCCTTCCGATACATCGCTATCCGGTAGGTGA